In one Halosimplex halophilum genomic region, the following are encoded:
- a CDS encoding DUF790 family protein codes for MLTKDLLRVSRAGGGFHPQFAGDDRRDLAARVLGVYQGHVDRARSALDDALADLEREADDFKLVRGFAKLLEREARFEVRSPVEPRRAREAAFAAGESVGVVTADERERALRRAADRLDAEPDDVADSLYADLDDRQVLVEIDPRWDPAELVAQYNLSLAQTALFDATEVRVRSSDPKALVSAVKRLRLMYEVRKTDAGREVVVTGPDALFRATRRYGTRFARLLRTVAKADEWHLEATVDDRGTEREMTLTDADVSVPGVEPVTEVSYDSGVEADFATRFESLDLDWELVREPEPLEAGASVAIPDFAFDYRHADFRVFFEIMGFWTPEYVEKKLSQLEAIDDAELLVAVDESLGAGEDIEARAHRAIPYSGTVRVKDVRDALRRYEDDLVAEHAAALPDELRPEADVVTIESLAADHGVSEDAVEGKAFPDHERVGRTLVRPAVLDDLGERIEAGMALSDAEAVLDEYGVDDASAALSALGYRVEWAGLSGGTVRERDD; via the coding sequence GTGCTGACGAAGGACCTGCTGCGCGTCTCGCGGGCCGGCGGCGGCTTCCACCCGCAGTTCGCCGGCGACGACCGCCGGGACCTCGCGGCCCGCGTCCTCGGCGTCTACCAGGGCCACGTCGACCGCGCCCGCTCGGCGCTCGACGACGCGCTCGCCGACCTCGAACGCGAGGCCGACGACTTCAAGCTCGTCCGCGGGTTCGCCAAGCTCCTGGAGCGGGAGGCCCGCTTCGAGGTCCGCTCGCCCGTCGAACCCCGGCGCGCCCGCGAGGCCGCCTTCGCCGCCGGCGAGTCCGTGGGGGTCGTCACCGCCGACGAGCGCGAGCGGGCGCTCCGGCGGGCGGCCGACCGCCTCGACGCCGAGCCGGACGACGTGGCCGACTCGCTGTACGCCGACCTGGACGACCGGCAGGTCCTCGTCGAGATCGACCCGCGCTGGGACCCCGCGGAGCTGGTCGCCCAGTACAACCTCTCGCTGGCCCAGACGGCGCTGTTCGACGCGACGGAGGTCCGCGTGCGCTCGTCCGACCCGAAGGCGCTCGTCTCCGCCGTCAAGCGCCTGCGGCTGATGTACGAGGTCCGGAAGACCGACGCCGGCCGCGAGGTGGTCGTCACCGGCCCGGACGCCCTCTTCCGGGCGACCCGCCGCTACGGCACCCGCTTCGCCCGCCTGTTGCGCACCGTCGCGAAGGCCGACGAGTGGCACCTGGAGGCGACCGTCGACGACCGCGGCACCGAGCGGGAGATGACCCTGACCGACGCGGACGTGTCCGTGCCCGGCGTCGAGCCCGTGACCGAGGTGAGCTACGACAGCGGCGTCGAGGCCGACTTCGCGACCCGCTTCGAGTCGCTGGATCTGGACTGGGAGCTCGTCCGCGAGCCCGAACCGCTCGAAGCCGGCGCCAGCGTCGCCATCCCCGACTTCGCGTTCGACTACCGCCACGCCGACTTCCGCGTCTTCTTCGAGATCATGGGCTTCTGGACGCCCGAGTACGTCGAGAAGAAACTCTCGCAGCTGGAAGCCATCGACGACGCCGAACTGCTGGTGGCCGTCGACGAGAGCCTCGGCGCGGGCGAGGACATCGAGGCCCGCGCCCACCGCGCGATCCCCTACTCCGGGACGGTCCGCGTCAAGGACGTGCGCGACGCGCTCCGGCGGTACGAGGACGACCTCGTCGCCGAGCACGCGGCCGCACTGCCCGACGAGCTTCGGCCCGAGGCGGACGTGGTGACTATCGAATCGCTGGCCGCCGACCACGGCGTCAGCGAGGACGCCGTCGAGGGCAAGGCCTTCCCCGACCACGAGCGCGTCGGGCGGACGCTCGTCAGGCCCGCGGTGCTGGACGACCTCGGCGAGCGGATCGAGGCCGGGATGGCCCTGAGCGACGCCGAGGCGGTCCTCGACGAGTACGGCGTCGACGACGCCAGCGCCGCGCTGTCGGCGCTGGGCTACCGCGTCGAGTGGGCGGGCCTGAGCGGCGGGACCGTCCGCGAGCGCGACGACTGA
- a CDS encoding ABC transporter permease: MSAEDDDTAAASDGHPRADDSPDGARPDGGTTAHAAMTADETRSDGTARQVLGVARREYRVLSRARWTYGLAALFGAFSLAVVGLAGTATGPTGAGALLVTLAELSVYLVPLAALALGYGTVVGADERGTLELLLSVPLGRTELLVGKYLGRAATLAVGMALGLGAGAVVVLTRFGPAVLPAYLHYLLTAVVVGAAFLSLGVCLSAATAEKARALGGALLAWVLFVLVYDLAALGVVVALDPPGWLLSALVVGNPADALRLVVLSLVPTSGGGVGAALATTAVSTPALAVGLALWIAVPLAVGGRLLARRA, translated from the coding sequence ATGAGCGCCGAAGACGACGACACCGCGGCGGCGTCCGACGGGCACCCGCGAGCGGACGACAGCCCCGACGGAGCCCGTCCGGACGGCGGTACGACTGCACACGCGGCGATGACGGCCGACGAGACGCGCTCCGACGGCACCGCGCGGCAGGTACTCGGCGTCGCCCGCCGGGAGTACCGGGTGCTCTCGCGCGCCCGGTGGACCTACGGGCTGGCGGCGCTGTTCGGCGCCTTCTCGCTCGCGGTCGTCGGGCTGGCGGGGACGGCGACCGGCCCGACCGGCGCCGGCGCGCTGCTCGTGACCCTCGCGGAGCTGTCGGTGTATCTCGTCCCGCTGGCGGCGCTCGCGCTCGGCTACGGGACCGTCGTCGGCGCCGACGAGCGCGGCACGCTCGAACTGCTGCTGTCCGTCCCGCTCGGCCGCACCGAGCTGCTGGTCGGCAAGTACCTCGGCCGCGCCGCGACGCTCGCGGTCGGCATGGCGCTGGGACTCGGTGCCGGGGCGGTGGTCGTCCTCACCAGGTTCGGCCCGGCGGTCCTGCCGGCGTACCTCCACTACCTGCTGACCGCGGTCGTGGTCGGGGCCGCGTTCCTGTCGCTCGGCGTCTGTCTCTCCGCGGCGACGGCCGAGAAGGCCCGCGCGCTCGGCGGCGCCCTGCTCGCGTGGGTGCTGTTCGTGCTGGTCTACGACCTCGCGGCGCTGGGCGTCGTGGTCGCGCTGGACCCGCCCGGCTGGCTCCTCTCCGCGCTGGTCGTCGGCAACCCCGCCGACGCGCTCAGGCTGGTCGTCCTCTCGCTGGTCCCGACCAGCGGCGGCGGCGTCGGCGCCGCGCTCGCGACCACCGCCGTCTCGACCCCCGCGCTCGCGGTCGGGCTCGCGCTGTGGATCGCCGTCCCGCTCGCCGTCGGCGGTCGGTTGCTCGCCCGCCGCGCGTGA
- a CDS encoding ABC transporter ATP-binding protein, translating into MIEITDVTKRYDGVDALDGVSLSVPSGASLGLVGTNGAGKTTLFRLLVGHETPDAGTVRVAGVDPTDGTRVRERVGYLPEDAGFQPALTGAEVLGYYADMRGVEAPRVDTLLSVVGLPDAGDRPVGGYSNGMNRRLGLAVALLGDPDVLLLDEPTAGLDPAGVDAFNRVVERVRAERDVTVVLSTHVLSEVEALCDRVAVLDDGALRSVGTVEEVTRAAGDEVTVTAEYADSDAVAAATESVRAALGDAGGDLDPDVSAGERTLELAVAPDAATDALAAVVETDPESVGVEEPDLETAVRDAIAPGGADR; encoded by the coding sequence ATGATCGAGATCACTGACGTCACGAAACGGTACGACGGCGTCGACGCGCTGGACGGCGTCTCGCTGTCGGTGCCGTCGGGCGCATCGCTCGGCCTCGTCGGCACGAACGGCGCGGGCAAGACCACGCTGTTCCGCCTGCTCGTCGGCCACGAGACCCCCGACGCTGGGACGGTCCGCGTCGCGGGCGTCGACCCGACCGACGGCACGCGCGTCCGCGAGCGGGTCGGCTACCTGCCGGAGGACGCCGGCTTCCAGCCCGCGCTGACCGGCGCGGAGGTGCTGGGCTACTACGCGGACATGCGCGGCGTCGAGGCGCCGCGGGTCGACACCTTGCTGTCGGTCGTCGGCCTCCCCGACGCGGGCGACAGGCCCGTGGGCGGGTACTCCAACGGGATGAACCGCCGGCTCGGCCTCGCGGTGGCGCTGCTGGGCGACCCCGACGTGCTCCTGCTCGACGAGCCGACCGCCGGGCTGGACCCCGCCGGCGTCGACGCGTTCAACCGCGTCGTCGAGCGCGTCCGGGCGGAGCGGGACGTGACGGTCGTCCTCAGCACGCACGTCCTCAGCGAGGTCGAGGCGCTCTGCGACCGCGTCGCCGTCCTCGACGACGGGGCGCTCCGGTCGGTCGGCACCGTCGAGGAAGTGACCCGCGCGGCCGGCGACGAGGTGACGGTCACCGCCGAATACGCAGACAGCGACGCCGTCGCGGCGGCCACGGAGTCGGTCCGGGCGGCGCTCGGCGACGCGGGGGGCGACCTCGACCCGGACGTCTCCGCGGGCGAGCGAACCCTCGAACTCGCGGTCGCCCCCGACGCGGCGACCGACGCGCTCGCGGCGGTCGTCGAGACCGACCCCGAGTCCGTCGGTGTCGAGGAGCCGGACCTGGAGACGGCGGTCCGCGACGCCATCGCGCCCGGAGGTGCGGACCGATGA
- the nosD gene encoding nitrous oxide reductase family maturation protein NosD has protein sequence MGRPSADAALAAVAAALLVAAAGTVVAVPTDTAPTGDDVAFDAGVPDAYEFEATDEPGVAAVDGDEFDALGPAVDAAEPGDTVELRGRFDPEATVVVETPNVTVRADDADGRMPVVDGPGEGDVLALNASGVTLDGVWVRNAGYAAEDNDAAVWVDGAGVTVRDSRITDTTFGIWVDSAADARLVDNTVVGRDGIESRSDRGNGIQLYETTDAYVADNRITDARDGIYYSWASGVEARNNTLWDLRYGVHYMYSNDNTLVNNTAVDNDAGYALMVSEDLRIVDNVAVNNSGQSGHGILLKSIDKTTVRGNHVVGNENGLFVYNSLDNEIARNLVAGNGAGVHLSAGSVRESVHHNTFARNRVQVRADVNSRVVWNESVGNYWAGAGARDVDGDGVSETRYRPAGMVQHLTGEHPKASAFTGSPAFEVLRLAERTLPVVEAPGVVDHRPLAEPPHDWRDYYDRDH, from the coding sequence GTGGGACGACCGTCCGCCGACGCGGCGCTGGCCGCCGTCGCGGCCGCCCTGCTGGTCGCGGCCGCCGGGACGGTCGTCGCCGTCCCCACCGACACGGCGCCCACGGGTGACGACGTCGCGTTCGACGCCGGCGTCCCCGACGCCTACGAGTTCGAGGCGACCGACGAGCCCGGCGTCGCGGCCGTCGACGGCGACGAGTTCGACGCGCTCGGGCCGGCCGTCGACGCGGCCGAACCGGGCGACACCGTCGAACTCCGGGGCCGGTTCGACCCCGAGGCGACGGTCGTCGTCGAGACGCCGAACGTGACGGTCCGGGCCGACGACGCCGACGGGCGGATGCCGGTCGTCGACGGCCCCGGCGAGGGCGACGTGCTCGCGCTGAACGCCTCGGGAGTCACCCTCGACGGCGTGTGGGTCCGCAACGCCGGCTACGCGGCCGAGGACAACGACGCCGCCGTGTGGGTCGACGGCGCGGGCGTCACCGTGCGCGACAGCCGGATCACGGACACGACCTTCGGGATCTGGGTCGACAGCGCCGCCGACGCGCGGCTGGTCGACAACACCGTCGTCGGCCGCGACGGGATCGAATCGCGGAGCGACCGCGGCAACGGCATCCAGCTGTACGAGACAACCGACGCATACGTGGCGGACAACCGGATCACCGACGCCCGCGACGGCATCTACTACTCGTGGGCGAGCGGCGTCGAGGCCCGCAACAACACGCTGTGGGACCTCCGCTACGGCGTCCACTACATGTACTCGAACGACAATACGCTGGTGAACAACACGGCCGTCGACAACGACGCCGGCTACGCGCTGATGGTCTCCGAGGACCTGCGCATCGTCGACAACGTCGCGGTGAACAACAGCGGCCAGAGCGGCCACGGCATCCTGCTCAAGAGCATCGACAAGACGACCGTCCGGGGGAACCACGTCGTCGGCAACGAGAACGGCCTGTTCGTTTACAACTCGCTGGACAACGAGATCGCCCGGAACCTCGTCGCGGGCAACGGCGCGGGCGTCCACCTCTCGGCGGGGAGCGTCCGCGAGTCGGTCCACCACAACACCTTCGCCCGCAACCGCGTGCAGGTCCGCGCCGACGTGAACTCCCGGGTCGTCTGGAACGAGTCGGTCGGCAACTACTGGGCCGGCGCCGGCGCCCGCGACGTGGACGGCGACGGCGTCAGCGAGACGCGGTACCGCCCGGCCGGGATGGTCCAGCACCTCACCGGCGAGCACCCGAAGGCGAGCGCCTTCACCGGCAGCCCGGCCTTCGAGGTCCTCCGCCTCGCCGAGCGGACGCTGCCGGTGGTCGAGGCGCCCGGCGTCGTCGACCACCGGCCGCTGGCCGAACCGCCCCACGACTGGAGGGACTACTATGATCGAGATCACTGA